One Methylocystis iwaonis genomic window, ATCACCGGTGTCGGCGTCAATAATAAAATGCATATTTGGGGCGTTCTGGCTGGCTATCAGGAAGCGTTGTCGGCGGCATCCGGGAGAAGATCGCGACGATTCCCGGCCAATCCCTGGTTTCGATGTCCTCTATCCGAGAAGCCCTTCTGACTCAAGTCTGGCGGGCCTCGACGCTTCACCATAAAGAGTGCGTCGGACATGGCCAGCGCACGGAGGCTAGACCTTGCGAATCATGATTCTCGGCGGCTCCAATTCCAGTCCGAAGCACGGCTGGGCGGCGGAGCTGGCGAAGATTGCGCCCGAGCATGTTTTCGACAACAAGTTCCTCGGGGCGGTCGGCTCGCTTTTCGGGCTCCTGCGCCTGCTCAAAATGGCGCGGGACGGCGATCCGAGGCCTGACGCGATCATTTTCGAATATACGCTGAACGACACTGTTTGGCTGGCGGGCGAGAGCCTCGATCCCCGGATCATCGCCGATACGCTCACCGACGTCCTGACCTTCTGCGCGCGCGAACGGATCGCGGTTTTGTTCCTCTGCCTTTGTCTGCGGCCCCACGAAGGGCAGGGCGAGGCTGAAGGATCGTTGTTCCTCGACAATATCTACAGGACTGCGGCGGAAAAGCGGGGCGCAGCCTGCCTCTTTCTCTCCGACATACTCGGCCATATCGATGCGAGTCAGTTTGTCGACCACAAGCATCTCGACGCCGCTTCTTTCGGCCGCGTTGCGCAAGCGGTCGCCGAGCGTCTGCGTGAGCCGATCCCGACGCCGCGGGGAGCGGCGCTCAACATGCGCTTTTGCTACGCCGATGCGACGCAGGCGTCGATTTCGGGGCCGGTCTCCCGTCTGCAACGCAGCGCAACCGTGTTCGAGGGGGCATTCGTTGAGATCGCCCGGGGCGGCGGATGCCAATGGAATATTCGCGGCCGCCTCGTCGCCGCTCTTCTGCGGTCGACCGAACAAAGCGGTTGCTATGCGATTAGGGCTGGCGATCGAACGATCCGCAAAAATGCCCAGTCGCTCGCGCGCGAGGCTGTGGAGAATCTGATTATTCTCCATTACGTCGCGCAAGCGCTCCCAGCGGGCGAAAGCGTCGTGTTCGACATGCCGGAATCGGAAGCGGCGTTGATGGGGCTTCCCGGCGATCTCACCTTGATGGAGGGGCCCGCGCATGTTCCTTTCGAGGAGCAGACGCTGGAGATCGCCGGAATCATGGTCTACCGGCCGCCATCTTTGTCGCGCCGGGTCTATGAAGCTCTTTTCGCGAGATGACGGCCGAGGAGTCCGCGCGTCAGGCGGCGAGCATGCGTTGAACCTCGGTCACGAGGTCGCGCAGATGGAAGGGCTTGGAGAGAATCTTCGCCTGCCGCGGGGCTTGATTGTCGGGGTTCAGCGCGACGGCGGCAAAGCCCGTGATGAACATGACCTTGATGTCGGGGTCGAGCTCCGTCGCGCGGCGGGCGAGCTCGATCCCGTCCATTTCCGGCATGACGATGTCGGTCAGCAGCAGCTCGAAAGGCTCGACCCGGAGCTGGTCATAGGCGGAGAGCCCATTATCGAAGGAGGTCACCGAAAAACCCGCCTGCTGTAGCGCCTTCACCAGGAAGCGACGCATGTCGTTGTCGTCTTCGGCGAGCAGGATCTTCGCCGTCGGGCTCTCGTTCATCTCAGTCCTCTCGAGGGGGTTTTTTCCATATGAACCCCAGCCTGTAAATATCGGGTGAAAACCCGGCCGCGTGAGGGTAACTTAGAAGGCTGGACGATAGAACCTTTCAAAGCTTGCGGCGCGCCATGGCGGCGCGCCAGGCGGGTCGGAGCGGGCCGGGACGATTCGATGGATGGCCGAAACTTAGCACAAGGGGAAGAGGGCGCGCGCGAAGAGTCGCCTCTCGACCCCGAGCTGTCGCCGCCTTTCCAGGTGATCGAGCCGGACGAACTCCTGTCGCCGCTCGTTTTCTCCTCTCCCCATTCCGGGCGGGTCTATCCTCAGCGCTTCCTCGACGCCGCAAGACTCGACGCCCTTTCCCTGCGCCGTTCCGAAGACGCCTATGTCGACGAATTATTCGAGTCGGCGCGGTCGGTCGGGGCTCCGATGCTGCGCGCGCTGTTTCCGCGCGCCTATCTCGATCTCAACCGCGAGCCCTATGAACTCGACCCGAAGCTGTTCGAGGGGCCTTTGCCGCAGTTCGCCAATACGCGCTCGCTCAGGGTCGCGGCGGGGCTCGGCACCGTTCCGCGGGTGGCGGCCGACGCTCGGGAAATCTACGCTGGCCGCATATCGCTCGATGAAGGCCTGCGGCGGATCGAAGCGCTCTATAAGCCCTATCACGCGGAGCTGCGCGCGCTTGTGGAGCGCGCCGCCCGCCGCTTCGGCGTCGCCATCGTCGTCGATTGCCACTCCATGCCATCCTCCGGCGCGCGCGGCGCGTCGCCGCTCGCCGGCGCGGAAAAGAAGCGGGTCGATTTCGTCATTGGCGATCGTTATGGCGCGAGCGTTGCGCCGAGCGTCGTCGACGGCGTCGAGGCGCGGCTTTCCGCGCGGGGCTACAATGTCCAACGCAACCGCCCCTATGCCGGCGGTTTCATCACCGAGCATTTCGGCCGCCCGCGCGCCGGCTGGCACGCGCTGCAGATCGAAGTCTCGCGCGGGCTTTACATGAATGAGGCGACTCTGGAAAAGAACGACCGCTTTGTGTCGGTCGCCGCCGACCTCGCAGAGGTCGTCGCCGGGCTTGCTCAAGATGTCGAACTGGGCGAATCCTTTGGCGGCCCGCGCAGGATGGCCGCAGAATAAACGCGGCCTCTCGTCGCTGGAGCATCTATGACAGTCGTCGATTTCGAAAAATTCGTGGAAGAGCTCGCCGACGTTTCCGGCGAGGCCGTCATGCCGTTCTTTCGCACGGCGATCGCCGCGGACGATAAAGCGCATGGCGGGGCGTTTGATCCGGTGACGGAGGCGGATCGCGCCGCCGAGATCGCGATGCGTCGGCTGATCGAGCGGACCTTCCCGAGTCACGGAATCATCGGCGAAGAATTCGGCTCGAAGAACCAGGACGCTGAATATGTCTGGGTGCTCGATCCGATCGACGGAACGAAGAGCTTTATCTCCGGCTTTCCGACATGGGGCACGCTCATCGGCCTCTCACATCGCGGGCGCCCCTGCTATGGCCTGATGCATCAGCCCTTCACGCGCGAGCGTTTCCACGGCGACGGCGAGGCCGCCTTCTGGCGCGGGCCGGCGCGCCATGGCAAGGCAGCGGAGGAGCGGCGCAAACTCGTCGTGCGCCCTTGCCCGACGCTCGCCCAGGCGACGCTGATGACAACCTCGCCGCTGCTCATCGAGCCGGCGCTGCGCGATAAATTCCACCGCGTGGAATCGCAAGTGCGCCTCTCGCGCTATGGCGGCGATTGCTACGCCTATTGCGCGCTCGCCGCCGGCCATGTCGATCTCGTGATCGAAGCGGGGCTCAATTCTTATGACATTGTCGCGCTTATCCCGATCGTCGAAGGGGCCGGGGGCGTCGTCACGACATGGGATGGCGGCGATCCGGCCAAAGGCGGCGCGATTGTCGCGGCGGGCGACAAGGCGCTGCACGAGGCGGCGATGAGGTTGCTTAGCCAGTAGGCGCGCGCTTGCGGGCGCCTCACATCGTACGCGTTGTCGACGCGGCGCGGGACATCACAAAAATCAAACGAGTTCCGCTCGATTGGTTCGGCGCCATCCCCGCCGCTCGCGCCATTTGGACCCCCATGGAATCACCGCCGTCATTGCGAGGAGGCGGAGCCGACGAAGCAATCCAGGGCCGCATCGCTGCCCTGGATTGCTTCGCTTCGCTCGCAATGACGGGTTCTGCGCAAAACCAGCGCTGTTGTGGCTCTGGATTCCCGGTCGGGCTTTCAGCCCGCCGGGAATGACACGCGTCCGATGCGAGCTGTTCGAACGGAAATGGTGTCAGATGGCTCCCGACCCCGGAATAAACGCGTCGAACGCCCGCCAAAACTGCCCGCGCAACTCATCGCGCTCCATCAAAATCTCGTGCTTGGCGCCTGCGATGGTGAGCAGCGCGCCCGTGTCGAGATTTTGCGTGAAGCGCTCCATGGCGGCGTTCGATACGATTTTCTCTCGCCCGGCCTCGAAAATCAGCGTCGGCGTGCGAATGGCGCGCGCGAATTCCGGCGCCTCGAAACGCTTCATCAGGCGGAAGGCGGCGTTGACCCAGCCGATCGTCGGATCGCCGATGACGAGCTGCGGCGCCGCCGCGATAATGCGCGCATTG contains:
- the cpdR gene encoding cell cycle two-component system response regulator CpdR, with the translated sequence MNESPTAKILLAEDDNDMRRFLVKALQQAGFSVTSFDNGLSAYDQLRVEPFELLLTDIVMPEMDGIELARRATELDPDIKVMFITGFAAVALNPDNQAPRQAKILSKPFHLRDLVTEVQRMLAA
- the hisN gene encoding histidinol-phosphatase encodes the protein MTVVDFEKFVEELADVSGEAVMPFFRTAIAADDKAHGGAFDPVTEADRAAEIAMRRLIERTFPSHGIIGEEFGSKNQDAEYVWVLDPIDGTKSFISGFPTWGTLIGLSHRGRPCYGLMHQPFTRERFHGDGEAAFWRGPARHGKAAEERRKLVVRPCPTLAQATLMTTSPLLIEPALRDKFHRVESQVRLSRYGGDCYAYCALAAGHVDLVIEAGLNSYDIVALIPIVEGAGGVVTTWDGGDPAKGGAIVAAGDKALHEAAMRLLSQ
- a CDS encoding N-formylglutamate amidohydrolase; translated protein: MDGRNLAQGEEGAREESPLDPELSPPFQVIEPDELLSPLVFSSPHSGRVYPQRFLDAARLDALSLRRSEDAYVDELFESARSVGAPMLRALFPRAYLDLNREPYELDPKLFEGPLPQFANTRSLRVAAGLGTVPRVAADAREIYAGRISLDEGLRRIEALYKPYHAELRALVERAARRFGVAIVVDCHSMPSSGARGASPLAGAEKKRVDFVIGDRYGASVAPSVVDGVEARLSARGYNVQRNRPYAGGFITEHFGRPRAGWHALQIEVSRGLYMNEATLEKNDRFVSVAADLAEVVAGLAQDVELGESFGGPRRMAAE